In the genome of Qipengyuania spongiae, the window ATCTTCGATGATCACGTCGCCCTGAGCCGAAGCCGTGGCCGTGCCGTTGAAGTTGCTGCTGAACACGCGATAGATATCGTCACCTTCGCCGCCAACGAGCGTGTCGCCGTTACCCGCGCCATTAACACCGCCAGCCCCGTTGAGGATGTCGTTGCCAGCACCGCCAGTGATCATCTGCACGCCATTGTTACCGGTCAGATACACACCGCCATCCTGATCGGTGTCGATCGAAGTGACCGAAGCGCCGTTGCTGAGCGTGAAGCCACCGCCGGCAGCACCGTTATAGGTGACCGTGTTGGCCCCCGTCGCATCGACGATGGTCGCACCGTCGGTTCCGACGAGGTACACATCGTCGCCAGCACCACCGTTCAGCGTATCGGCACCGCCGCCGCCATTGATGGTGTCGACACCGGTGCCGCCCGTAATCGACTGCGCCAGTTCGTTGCCAGTGATGCTGACCGCACCACCCGTGGCCGAACCATTGATTACTTCGACGTAGGCCCCAGAGTTGAGCGTGTAGCTCGAGACACCAGTGCCCAAGACGGCCGTATCGTTGCCACCACCCATCGCTTCACGGATTTCTTCGTTTCCATTGACGATGTTATAGGTATCGTTGCCACCCAAGCCAATGAGCGTATCGACGCTGTCGCCATCGGTGTTCAGACCGCCACTAATCGTGTCATTACCGGCGGCACCAACGATCTGGTTGGCGATACCGCTACCCGCGAGGGCGTAGGCGGTCGTCGAGGCCGCGTTTGCGGCGGACAGGTTCTCAACGAAATCGCCACCAACAGCAGTCGCGTTCGTCGCCAGCGAGTAATTGGCGCTGGTGAAGATCGTGTCGTTGCCACCGGCATCGTCGCTGGCGTTGTACGTCACATTGTTGGTGTCGTCACCGGTGTCGTCAGTATCGCCACCATCACGAGAGAAGGTGCCTTCACCAACGCGGTCGGCCTGGTCGTAGACGCGATAGATATCGTCGCCCGCACCGCCACGCAGCGTGTCAGCGTTGCTGGTCGTGCCACGATCACCGTTCAGGATGTCGTTGCCGCCCGCACCGTAGATCGTCTGCGACTGCGTGTTGCCGACCAGGTAGACACCCGGCGTCCCGGCAGTGGCACCGTTCAGATCGAGATCCGAAGCGATGTTGAAATACGGAGCCGGAACGACCGACACACCCGCAGCAAGGACGCTGGCCGAAGTGGTGTCGGCCAGATTGAAGCCGCCCGTCGTGCCGGTGAAGATGACCGTGTTGCTACCTTGGGTGTCGGTGACGGTTTCGCCGTCCTGATCGACCAGCAGGAAGTCATCACCGGCGCCGCCGATCAGGGTGTCCATACCGGCACCGCCCTCGAGCGTTTCGCTGCCGGTGCTACCGACGATCGTCTGACCGAAATTGTTGCCGACGACGTGCTGGTTGGCATTCGCTTCGATCCGCTCGATCTCCAGATCGGCCATCGAACCGCCACCAAAGGTGGTGAGGTTGTAGCCGCCCGAACCCGCTTCGAACCGGATGGTGTCCGTGCCGCCGGTTTCCTGACCGATGATGGTGCGCGCATCCGCGCCCCCATTGTTGAGGACGTAGACGTCGTTGCCCATGAAGCCGTTCAGCGTGTCGGCACCGCCACCGCCGGCCAGGGTGTTGTTGCCCATATTGCCGGAAATGATCTGATTGTCGGTCGAACCGGTCAGCGACAGTGCCGCTGTTCCAGACTGATCCTGCGCAGACAGGTTCTCAATTCCAATAGCCGCGCCGCCATCTGCGCCGGCTGTACCAAGGTTGAAGTTTGCAACGGCCTGACCCTGCGCGAGGAAATCACCGACAGACACGAACACGGTGTCGTTACCGCCGCCATTGTCGTCGCCTTCGCCGATTATCCGATCCGCGAGATTGGTAACGACGTAAATATCGTCACCCGCATAACCGGCGAGAGTATCGCCACCACCAGTGGCGGTATTGCGGCCGCCGATCAGGATGTTAGCCCCACCCGTACCTTGGATAGACTGCGCGTAATTGTTGCCGAAGAAGTTGACTGCAACGTTCGCGGTCGTGTTTGCGGTTCCCGCAAGCACCCCGGTCGTAGTGGTCGGAGCCGCAGCATAGCCGATGTTCTCAACTGCCGCATCCGCATTCAGCGTGAAGCTCGTCGAGGCGAGAACGGTATCAGTCCCGCCGCCCACAGCTTCGGTGATACCATCACCAGCATCGACATAATAAACATCGTCGCCAGCACCACCATCGAGCGCATCTGCACCAGCGCCGCCAACGAGCGTGTCATTGCCCGCGTTGCCGAAAATGGTGTCGTTGCCACCGAGGCCATAAAGAGAATCATTCCCGCCATTGCCGGTAATAGTGTCGGCTTGGTCCGTACCCACCAGGGTATCGGCCTCATTGGAACCGCGAATATCAGCCATTCTGAAAACTCCTGATCAAAACTTAAGCGAATTACTGAACGGCCCGAGCGGCCGAAAATTTCCAAAACGCTCCCGCGACCCAAACGTTGAAGGCCACAGCGCGCGCTATTGGTTTGTAACGAAATTTCCCCATGGAACGCAATGCGTTCTCGTTAAATGTTCCCCACTTGTAATTCGTGGCCCGCTGCTTATCCGACAGATATGTCGATAGCAAGCTGAAGAAAGGGTTTTTCCAAGCACTCACCAAGAGCAACTGACCCCAACGTGGATGTTTGTCGGATGATTAAGCCGGGGGCACTAAGCCATAGGCGAGTTGAAAGGAGATCATATAGCCTCCCACTTACCCGCGCCGGTCACTCGATCGACATCGACCGGATCATACTGCTCCTCGAATACATGCAGGCGTCGATCGACGTCATCATCAACCGGGAACACGCAGACGCTGCCGACCAACTTGTCCAGATAGCCCAACAGCGCATGGAGCAATTCCATGCGAAATGATGACTTTCGCTTCAACGGCGAAGCCGCCACGATCCAACACCATTCACCTCTTTAGAATCTGTTCGGATATTCTGAAATTGCCCTAAGCGCACGTGCATCGATACGTCGCCGTTTGATCGGACGTTACCGCTAAGAGCGAGGACGCTGTAATCGCCGGGTTCGGTAAGTTCGCCCTCAAAGATCGACCCGAGCGCGCCGGTCGCAATCCCGCCACCGGCGAGGCGATGACGATCAAGGCGTCGCGGAAAGCTGCGCTTGCTACCGTGAAGGGTCTGAAGGACAAGCTCTGATCGCTACGCCCTCCGCGCGACGATCAACTTGCGCTCAGCGGCTCGTTCCGTAGCGCATCGTATAGCGCCGATTTTCCGACGCGGACCCGACTTGCTGCCTCTCGCACCGTCAGTCCCTGTTTTATTAACGCGCGCGCACGGGACAGCTTCTCATCTGTAACAGCCCTCGGCCTACCGCCCTTTCGTCCACGTGCGGCCGCAGCGCGAAGCCCGGCGTTCGTTCTTTCTCGAATTAGATCGCGCTCGAACTGGCCTAGCGCGCCGAAGATGTGGAAGACGAGGCGACCGGTAGGGGTGGTGGTATCGATGTTCTCGGTCAGGGATCGGAAGCCAATGCCCTCCTTCTCTAGCTCGCCGACGGTTTCGAGCAGATGGGTCATGCTCCGGCCGAGACGATCAAGCCGCCATACCACCAGCGTGTCCCCTTCCCGCAGAAACGATAGCGCATCGCACAGACCAGGCCGTTCGGTCTTTGCACCCGATACACCTCTATCCTCAAAGATGCGTTTCACGCCGGCATCGTGAAGAGCATCGAGCTGCAGCGCGGGATCCTGATCCACGGTCGACACGCGGGCATAACCGATCAGTGTCATGTCTGCATAATACACTAGATTGCCTGTTTTGGACCGATCTGTCCGGATAACCGTCCAATATTCAAAGAGTCCGAAAAGTCAATGGTGGACCCGTTTTTGGACATGATCGCCGCTATTCCAAGAAACGAACGTTTTGCGGATCAGATTAGATCTTGTTGCCGCCTTTAAGGTTTGACTCGTTTATTCGCTTAATCGCTGCGCTCCAACCTTGCCATACACGACCACTATTGGCATATTTTGAGCTCCAGCCATTGCAGGTTATCTTTTCATGAATGCTCACATTTCCAGACTTGCTGCCGGTGGTCGGCTTGTCGTACCTGCCACGTTACGCGAAGCGTTGGGAGTAAAGCCAGGCGATCAACTTTTCATGAAGGTGGCAGATGGGATGTTGCAGGTTTGGTCCCAGCAACAGGCTATCATCCGCGCTCAGGCGCGATTGCGCGATTTAACCGGGGGCAAGCGATCGCTGGTGGACGAACTGCTCGCCGAGCGTCGCGCCGAGGCCGCGGGCGAGGACGGCCCCGCATGAGTCACGTTTTTGACGCCTCGGCAGTGTTGGCTTTAGTCAACAGCGAGAAGGGAGCCGCAAAAGCAGCCTCGCTGATCGCCGGGTCCTCGCTATCCGCAGTGAATGCAGTCGAGGTGCAGCAGAAGTTGATCGACGTCGGAATGAGCGCCGAGGATGCCGAGGGGCTGCTGGATAGCCTCGGCCTGACCATAATGCCTTTTGACGCCCGGCAAGCCAGTCTCGCCTCTGCTTTGCGCCCCTTTTCCCGCCGACACGGGCTCTCTCTCGCGGACTGCGCCTGTATCTCCCTCGCTCTCGCGCTCGACCGTCCCGCGCTCTCGGGTACCCAGGCATGGAACAACATCGCAAAAGAAGTTGGTTTCCGCTTTGACAACGTGCGACAATAACGCTGCGGTGATCTTCGCGGATCAGCTCCTCCATGCATGCCTCCGATCCTATTGACTTGAACACGCGAAGGGCGCCGCCACGGACCGGCAACGACGCTGAAGCATTGTGCTGGCCATCCATAGCCAAATCATTCAAACTGGTGGGACATGACCGATCCCGCTTCAGCACAACTTTTACCCTCCCCCGTTCCGAACCAAATCGGCCAGCTCGCCGATGCCGGAGAGCGAATGATCGAGCGGTTAAGGAAACGTGCCTTCCTACCTGAAAGTCGCAAGGGACTCTCGATCCGTTTCGGTATTGCGGAAGCCGCGCGGCTGCTTGATTGTTCCACCAACCGCATTCGCATGGCCGAGGATGATGGCCGCCTGCCCCCGCCCCCGGCGCTGGAGAACGGGCGGCGCGCAGGCTACACGATCGAACAGCTGCTGCACATGCGTGAAGTGCTGGGCGCCAGTCCGGTGCGCGGCTCCGGCGATCCGCCAACGATAGTCGCAGTGCAGAACTTCAAAGGCGGCGTAGGCAAATCCACCGTCACCACCCACCTCGCCCATTACTTCGCAATTCAAGGCTACCGCGTTTTGGTAGTCGACTGCGACAGCCAGGCCACCACCACCACCCTGTTCGGCTTCAATCCGCATTATACCGTCTCGCGCGAGGAGACTCTCTACCCTTATCTTTCGATCGACCCGACCCGCAGCGATCTCGCATATGCCGTAAAGCCGACACCGTGGCCCAATGTCGATCTGATTCCGTCCAATCTCGAGCTTTTCGATGTCGAATATGAACTGGCTGCGGCCGGAGCGCAGGGGGAAAGCGTTCTTGCGACCCGGTTTCGAAAGCTCAAGCAGGGCCTCACCGAACTGGCCGAAAGCTACGACATCGTGATCCTCGACCCGCCGCCGGCTTTGGGCACGATCAGCCTGGCCGTGATGCAGGCGGCCAATGCCCTGCTGGTCCCGATGGCCGCAACCACTCCCGATTTCTGCTCCACCGTGCAATTCCTGTCGATGATGGATCAGGTGCTGGGCCAGCTGGAGGAAGCAGGGATTGCGGTTGATTATCGCTTCGTGCGCCTGATCTGTTCCAAGTTCGACGCGAACGATCCTAGCCATGCGATGGTCCGCGCAATCATGGAACAGAGCTTTGGCCCTGCCCTTCTTCCCATTCCGATCCTGGAAAGCGCGGAAATCAGCCACGCAGCGCTGCGAATGATGACGGTCTATGAACTGGAAAAGCCGATTGGCACGGCCCGGACCCACAAACGCAGTCGGACCAATCTGGATGAGGCGCTCGGCCAGTTGGAACAACTGGTCCGCAGCCAATGGAGCCATGAGAGCGTCGGCAGCAAAAACGAACCGGTTCAGGCAAACTGACACAATTCTCCCCACCACCCACATTTGTACATTCTTACATTTGTGGTAAGGATCGCAATCCACTAATTGCATGCATAAAAGGTTTCGTCACGATGAGCCGTCTTACCATCGACATCTCGCCCGAACAGCATCAGGCCTTGAAGGCCCTCGCTGCGTTGGAAGGCAAGACCATGAAACAATATGCATTGGAACGGCTATTGCCCGAACTAATGCTGTTCCCAGAAGACATTAAGATGCGAATTTCTGATCAGCGTGAACCGGCATGATCACACTTTCCCGCATATTAGTGTCCCGCATATGCACCTTAGGACTTTGGGGGCAGGGGTCTGCTCGGGGCCACTCGCCTGCCCCGCATGTCAGGAAGAGACGTTGATGGCCCAGAAGGATTATCTCGCCGCACTGCTATCGGATGAGGACGCGAAAGAAACGTCCTCCGGTGCGGTAAATACACACGTCGCCGCGCCAGCACCCTCCCCCACCCCCCGTATCCGCAGCACCACCTTGCTTGGCCGAGAAAGCGCGCTAGCGCGGATCGCCAGCGGTGAAGTTAAACAGGTGACACAGGTTCAGCTCGATCCGGCGCGAGTCCGGGTGTGGTCAGGAAACGCCCGGTCTTACGAGCACCTGACGGAAGCGAATTGTCGCGAGCTGATCGACGCCATCATTGCCGAAGGGGGCAGAAGGTG includes:
- a CDS encoding type II toxin-antitoxin system VapC family toxin, encoding MSHVFDASAVLALVNSEKGAAKAASLIAGSSLSAVNAVEVQQKLIDVGMSAEDAEGLLDSLGLTIMPFDARQASLASALRPFSRRHGLSLADCACISLALALDRPALSGTQAWNNIAKEVGFRFDNVRQ
- a CDS encoding AAA family ATPase; protein product: MTDPASAQLLPSPVPNQIGQLADAGERMIERLRKRAFLPESRKGLSIRFGIAEAARLLDCSTNRIRMAEDDGRLPPPPALENGRRAGYTIEQLLHMREVLGASPVRGSGDPPTIVAVQNFKGGVGKSTVTTHLAHYFAIQGYRVLVVDCDSQATTTTLFGFNPHYTVSREETLYPYLSIDPTRSDLAYAVKPTPWPNVDLIPSNLELFDVEYELAAAGAQGESVLATRFRKLKQGLTELAESYDIVILDPPPALGTISLAVMQAANALLVPMAATTPDFCSTVQFLSMMDQVLGQLEEAGIAVDYRFVRLICSKFDANDPSHAMVRAIMEQSFGPALLPIPILESAEISHAALRMMTVYELEKPIGTARTHKRSRTNLDEALGQLEQLVRSQWSHESVGSKNEPVQAN
- a CDS encoding AbrB/MazE/SpoVT family DNA-binding domain-containing protein, translating into MNAHISRLAAGGRLVVPATLREALGVKPGDQLFMKVADGMLQVWSQQQAIIRAQARLRDLTGGKRSLVDELLAERRAEAAGEDGPA
- a CDS encoding beta strand repeat-containing protein; protein product: MADIRGSNEADTLVGTDQADTITGNGGNDSLYGLGGNDTIFGNAGNDTLVGGAGADALDGGAGDDVYYVDAGDGITEAVGGGTDTVLASTSFTLNADAAVENIGYAAAPTTTTGVLAGTANTTANVAVNFFGNNYAQSIQGTGGANILIGGRNTATGGGDTLAGYAGDDIYVVTNLADRIIGEGDDNGGGNDTVFVSVGDFLAQGQAVANFNLGTAGADGGAAIGIENLSAQDQSGTAALSLTGSTDNQIISGNMGNNTLAGGGGADTLNGFMGNDVYVLNNGGADARTIIGQETGGTDTIRFEAGSGGYNLTTFGGGSMADLEIERIEANANQHVVGNNFGQTIVGSTGSETLEGGAGMDTLIGGAGDDFLLVDQDGETVTDTQGSNTVIFTGTTGGFNLADTTSASVLAAGVSVVPAPYFNIASDLDLNGATAGTPGVYLVGNTQSQTIYGAGGNDILNGDRGTTSNADTLRGGAGDDIYRVYDQADRVGEGTFSRDGGDTDDTGDDTNNVTYNASDDAGGNDTIFTSANYSLATNATAVGGDFVENLSAANAASTTAYALAGSGIANQIVGAAGNDTISGGLNTDGDSVDTLIGLGGNDTYNIVNGNEEIREAMGGGNDTAVLGTGVSSYTLNSGAYVEVINGSATGGAVSITGNELAQSITGGTGVDTINGGGGADTLNGGAGDDVYLVGTDGATIVDATGANTVTYNGAAGGGFTLSNGASVTSIDTDQDGGVYLTGNNGVQMITGGAGNDILNGAGGVNGAGNGDTLVGGEGDDIYRVFSSNFNGTATASAQGDVIIEDAGEGNDTVFTSTSYVLGANVENLVSANQSVATNITLVGNAGNNAISGDQGNNVLVGGQGNDRLTGLGGADTFHFANIGTDNADTIVDFVSGSDRISLDNGTGGTFNFGATFDAAEFVMGRQATAAGPQILYDQATGQMFYDADGAGGNDAVLFAQLQPGTAVTAADFVLTPAGTIPTP
- a CDS encoding recombinase family protein, translated to MTLIGYARVSTVDQDPALQLDALHDAGVKRIFEDRGVSGAKTERPGLCDALSFLREGDTLVVWRLDRLGRSMTHLLETVGELEKEGIGFRSLTENIDTTTPTGRLVFHIFGALGQFERDLIRERTNAGLRAAAARGRKGGRPRAVTDEKLSRARALIKQGLTVREAASRVRVGKSALYDALRNEPLSAS